Genomic segment of Ananas comosus cultivar F153 unplaced genomic scaffold, ASM154086v1, whole genome shotgun sequence:
GGGCAAATAAGGGGGGAAAAAATCCTTAACCCTGGTCCAGTAAATTTTTGTCTGAGATTTCATTTCGCTCTCAAGCTTTGGAATTACACTTTCAAGATCATGAACTTTTCAACACTGTTTTATAACATCTTTAGAGTAGCTTCCGCTTGCACTTGGTTGATCTGTCTGTCCGTACACTACAAATTCTCGGTCGGTCAGTCCTCTATTCTGCTTATATATTCAATTCAACGCTTCCATTGTCAAATAGAGGAATGGTTGTAACTCGTGGGGTGATAGGGTTGAAATATGAAATGGATAAAGCATTGAGCGCAATAATTTATcttctaaaaataattatgcACAAGGAGTAGAGTAGAATTTATGCTTATCGGGAATCGAAACTTAGGTTGACACGAGCCTGAAGGGCAAGAGGTGTTTcaataatttagcctatttacTTGGGGCGAACATGCTATGTGGTAGATGCTGATTGTAGGAGTTATGAGATTGTATAAGTTTCTTCGCCCTaacccttctttttcttcattatttatcttatttaggGTTGGCGAGAGGAGCCCATGGATACGTTGGAGGTTGGATGGAGTCTTCCTTTGAAGAGAGCGGCACCGACTGCCAAGGAAGACGTAGAACAGTTTTTCAAGAAACCCAAGGTGGAGACACAGCTTGTTCAGCCCAAATCCAAATATAAACCCATTTCCCTAGATGATGTACGTGATAGCGCTATGTTTCTTCACTTAACCCTAATATTTTTCTTCACAATATGTATgttttatctatttttcaatCTCTTTCCCCTTCAGTTTCATACTTGCCACCGCAATATTGAAGAATGGCTCCCTGAAGACGTGTCCTTGGCTATGGAATTCGAGAG
This window contains:
- the LOC109705503 gene encoding uncharacterized protein LOC109705503 is translated as MDTLEVGWSLPLKRAAPTAKEDVEQFFKKPKVETQLVQPKSKYKPISLDDFHTCHRNIEEWLPEDVSLAMEFERDCNDVYQLLRIRGQVYTMVSPDQVKLFM